A single Cherax quadricarinatus isolate ZL_2023a chromosome 4, ASM3850222v1, whole genome shotgun sequence DNA region contains:
- the LOC128691925 gene encoding carbonic anhydrase 2 yields the protein MSSYHHCSLLVLVLAVAVTGSEDWSYEDGANGPEHWADHYPECGGSSQSPINIFTWLAVGDEPWPRIQFHNYDSIPLTMTITNNGHSAQVSSPELAASISGGSLGGEYVFSQFHFHWGSDDAVGGSEHTINSVRYANELHLVHYKSEYGSIDEALNHPDGVAVLGVLLQLSDADNVLLDNIVQGLASIKEPGSTATITSFPLINIIPRETREFYRYQGSLTTPGCNEVVTWTVFANPITVSSVQMDAFRSIDFENGAPMMDNYRPLQPLNDRKVFKGVQD from the exons atgtccaGCTACCATCATTGCTCTCTCCTGGTCCTTGTCCTGGCGGTCGCTGTTACTG GTTCCGAAGACTGGAGCTACGAAGATGGAGCCAATG GTCCCGAGCACTGGGCTGACCACTATCCAGAGTGTGGAGGCAGCAGTCAATCGCCCATCAATATTTTCACCTGGCTCGCCGTGGGGGACGAACCATGGCCCCGAATTCAATTCCATAACTACGACTCCATTCCACTCACCATGACCATCACCAACAACGGTCACTCAG CTCAGGTTTCCTCTCCAGAATTAGCAGCTTCTATTAGTGGAGGAAGTTTAGGTGGAGAATACGTCTTTTCGCAGTTCCACTTCCACTGGGGTAGCGACGATGCTGTGGGAGGATCAGAACATACCATAAACTCTGTGAG ATACGCCAATGAGCTTCACTTGGTCCACTATAAGAGTGAGTACGGGAGCATAGACGAGGCTCTCAACCATCCCGACGGAGTGGCAGTGTTGGGAGTCTTGCTACAGCTGAGTGACGCTGACAATGTCCTGCTGGACAACATTGTGCAAGGGTTGGCAAGCATCAAGGAACCAG GCAGTACGGCCACCATCACCAGCTTCCCGCTAATAAACATCATCCCCCGGGAGACCAGAGAGTTCTATCGCTACCAGGGCTCGCTAACCACACCGGGGTGTAACGAAGTCGTTACCTGGACCGTCTTCGCTAATCCAATCACCGTCTCCAGCGTTCAG ATGGATGCGTTTAGGAGTATAGATTTTGAAAACGGAGCGCCAATGATGGACAATTACAGACCACTGCAGCCACTGAATGATCGTAAG GTCTTCAAAGGCGTACAGGACTAA